From Enterococcus mundtii, the proteins below share one genomic window:
- the nagA gene encoding N-acetylglucosamine-6-phosphate deacetylase, giving the protein MRTYIYADKFFLASGVKNTGYLEITDGLFGEYLSEKPTGEVTIIDQSGKWIAPGLVDTHIHGFMNHDVMDNDAEGIKAMSEGLLSCGVTAFLPTTLTSSKERLKDVAETIGKMYHEAPGAKIKGIYFEGPFFTEEHKGAQNPSYFGDPDLAVFNEWQEASGGLIKKIALAPERAGVEEFVKQVTDEGVVVALGHSNATINEAQAAVEAGASVFVHAFNGMRGLNHREPGMVGALLSLDHVFSELICDGHHVHPNAAQILMEKAGHEHVALITDCMMAGGMPDGNYNLGEFPVVVKDGTARLESGNLAGSILRLKEAIKNVVDWGLATPEQAIMMATYVPAVSCKIDDTCGKIAKGRDADFIVLNPDMTLDATYLDGVERYHA; this is encoded by the coding sequence ATGAGAACTTATATCTATGCTGACAAATTCTTTTTAGCATCTGGTGTGAAAAACACTGGATATCTTGAAATCACTGATGGGCTTTTTGGCGAATATCTTTCAGAAAAACCAACAGGTGAAGTAACGATCATTGATCAAAGCGGTAAATGGATCGCCCCTGGACTTGTAGACACACATATTCATGGGTTTATGAATCACGATGTTATGGATAATGACGCAGAAGGAATCAAAGCCATGTCAGAAGGCTTATTATCTTGTGGGGTAACTGCCTTTTTACCTACAACATTAACCTCTAGTAAAGAACGTCTAAAAGATGTGGCAGAGACGATTGGAAAAATGTACCATGAAGCTCCTGGCGCTAAAATCAAAGGGATCTATTTTGAAGGACCATTCTTTACAGAAGAGCATAAAGGCGCGCAAAACCCAAGTTATTTTGGCGACCCCGATCTGGCAGTCTTCAATGAATGGCAAGAAGCTTCAGGCGGATTGATCAAAAAAATCGCATTAGCACCAGAACGCGCAGGTGTGGAAGAATTTGTAAAACAAGTAACAGATGAAGGCGTTGTCGTTGCTTTAGGTCATAGTAATGCAACGATCAATGAAGCACAAGCAGCTGTTGAAGCAGGTGCAAGTGTATTTGTTCATGCGTTTAACGGGATGCGCGGCTTGAACCATCGTGAGCCAGGTATGGTCGGTGCGTTATTATCATTGGATCACGTATTTTCTGAGTTGATTTGTGACGGTCACCATGTCCACCCAAATGCAGCACAGATCCTGATGGAAAAAGCAGGACATGAACATGTGGCTTTGATCACGGATTGCATGATGGCTGGTGGGATGCCTGATGGTAACTACAATTTAGGTGAGTTCCCAGTAGTCGTAAAAGATGGAACGGCTCGCTTAGAATCTGGAAATCTAGCTGGAAGTATCCTAAGATTAAAAGAAGCAATCAAAAATGTCGTAGATTGGGGCTTAGCTACACCAGAACAAGCAATCATGATGGCTACGTACGTTCCTGCAGTTAGCTGTAAGATCGACGATACATGTGGAAAGATTGCTAAAGGAAGAGATGCTGATTTCATCGTCTTGAATCCTGACATGACCTTAGATGCCACCTATTTAGATGGTGTTGAACGTTATCATGCGTAA
- a CDS encoding MerR family transcriptional regulator — translation MNRLKINELAKLYDITPHTLRYYEKIGLIQPDYDDNGYRNYSYKELEQLNTIRDLRYFDVSLPEIVEYLNNKNIDRTKKLLRFEIDSLHRLIAESKEKISLLDDRLQLIYEVEDTPFNQPIVMEHPLRQVIKDDEMTNSDDVDYALKQLHKKHEKHLSANNQNLFGSILHEESDPFAYQVFYFYPETASLINEVSTLPSGKYLTYTYQGAYEQQVTGIQEIKKYAQTHQLELKSPFYELYLVDFHETNDQNEFITRLEVLIQ, via the coding sequence GTGAATCGATTGAAAATCAATGAATTAGCAAAATTATATGATATTACCCCACATACTTTACGTTACTATGAAAAAATCGGTTTGATCCAACCAGATTATGACGATAACGGTTATCGAAATTATTCGTACAAAGAATTAGAACAACTAAATACGATTCGCGATCTGCGATATTTTGATGTTTCTTTGCCTGAGATTGTCGAATACCTGAATAATAAAAATATTGATCGAACAAAAAAACTTTTACGATTTGAAATAGACTCCTTGCATCGTTTGATTGCTGAATCAAAAGAAAAAATCTCCTTATTAGATGATCGCTTACAGTTGATCTATGAAGTGGAAGATACTCCATTCAATCAACCGATCGTGATGGAACATCCGTTACGTCAAGTAATCAAAGACGATGAAATGACGAATAGCGATGATGTCGATTACGCATTGAAACAGCTGCATAAAAAGCATGAGAAACACCTCAGTGCCAACAATCAAAATTTATTTGGAAGTATCTTACATGAAGAGTCAGATCCTTTTGCCTATCAAGTCTTTTATTTCTATCCAGAAACTGCCTCTTTGATCAACGAGGTGTCCACGTTACCATCCGGGAAATACTTGACCTACACTTACCAAGGAGCCTACGAGCAACAAGTCACAGGCATTCAAGAAATAAAAAAATATGCACAAACACATCAATTAGAATTAAAAAGTCCATTTTATGAACTCTATCTCGTAGATTTCCATGAAACCAATGACCAGAATGAATTTATTACACGCTTAGAAGTATTGATCCAATAA